Proteins co-encoded in one Apus apus isolate bApuApu2 chromosome 22, bApuApu2.pri.cur, whole genome shotgun sequence genomic window:
- the BUD13 gene encoding BUD13 homolog isoform X2 translates to MAAAAPSKAEYLRRYLSGPPAAQPAQPRRRRRKKPPGGAGRNGIRIVDDDVSWNSIAAAQEKEEEEDEGDMPVVAEFIDERPDEVKLMEEFRTNAKWKLLGDQNEDSQSSDVSVPATSTLRRQRHDSPDVSPKRASSAAGKKGWRSTEQCQPGGAPGEQSQLRHGGSDRSSSRQKRLPTPDLSPPRKKRQDSHPDLSPPSRKRAGSPGVKRQSRTKGASPATRKLRPVSSPQRCLRRDSRSPSPRRGSRVAWDAAQGPGHGHSDSPKPAPLKGNRSRSPDSDLSPPRRALPAGKEQHSSRSPPDLSPPRHRDAKGSPKKASVMFSGVKAGLVSADVLRREQQELRRQERNNKHLEEESRHSETVFRDKSGRKRDLAQERLEQRQKEEAKSERDEQYAKWGKGLAQGRQQQQNVEDAIKEMQKPLARYIDDQDLDRMLREQEREGDPMADFIKKRKAKENKEKKEKPRYNGPAPPLNRFNIWPGHRWDGVDRSNGFEQQHFARIANRKAVQEMAYKWSVEDM, encoded by the exons ATGGCGGCCGCCGCGCCGTCCAAGGCCGAGTACCTGCGGCGCTACCTGAGCGGGCCGCCCGCCGCCCAgcccgcccagccccgccgccgccgcaggAAGAAGCCGCCGGGAGGCGCCGGTAGAAACGG gatACGGATCGTGGATGACGATGTCAGCTGGAACAGCATCGCCGCTGcccaggagaaggaggaggaggaggacgaaGGTGACATGCCCGTG GTGGCAGAATTCATCGATGAGCGGCCGGACGAGGTGAAGCTGATGGAGGAATTCAGGACAAATGCTAAATGGAAGCTGTTAGGAG acCAGAATGAAGACTCCCAAAGTTCAGATGTTTCAGTACCTGCCACGTCTACCCTGAG GCGGCAGCGCCACGACTCTCCTGATGTCTCTCCAAAAAGAGCCAGTTCAGCAGCGGGGAAAAAGGGCTGGAGAAGCACAGAGCAGTGTCAGCCCGGGGGTGCCCCGGGGGAGCAGTCCCAGCTCCGACACGGCGGCTCCGACAGGTCCTCGTCGCGCCAGAAGCGCCTGCCCACTCCTGACCTGTCTCCTCCGCGGAAGAAGAGGCAGGATTCCCACCCGGATCTGTCGCCACCTTCGAGGAAGAGGGCAGGGTCACCTGGAGTGAAAAGGCAGAGCAGAACAAAAG GTGCTTCTCCAGCCACGAGGAAGCTGAGACCAGTGTCCTCCCCTCAGAGGTGCCTGAGGCGCGACTCCCGCTCTCCGTCCCCACGGAGGGGTTCCCGGGTGGCCTGGGATGCAGCCCAAGGGCCAGGCCATGGACACAGTGATTCCCCAAAGCCTGCTCCTCTCAAAGGGAATCGCAGCAGGTCTCCAGACTCCGACCTGTCCCCTCCACGGCGGGCTCTGCCAGCTGgcaaggagcagcacagctccaggagCCCCCCTGACCTCTCTCCTCCTCGGCACCGGGATGCTAAGGGATCTCCCAAGAAG GCAAGTGTGATGTTCTCGGGGGTTAAAGCTGGCCTGGTGTCAGCTGATGTGCTGCGGAGGGAACAGCAGGAGCTcaggaggcaggagagaaatAACAAGCACTTGGAAG AGGAATCCCGACACTCCGAGACCGTCTTCCGAGACAAGTCGGGCCGCAAGCGGGACCTGGCGCAGGAGCggctggagcagaggcagaaagaagaggCCAAGTCTGAGAGGGATGAGCAATATGCCAAGTGGGGAAAGGG GCTGGcgcaggggaggcagcagcagcagaatgtgGAAGATGCAATTAAAGAGATGCAGAAGCCCCTGGCTCGTTACATTGATGACCAGGACCTGGATCGAATGCTGAGAGaacaagagagagaaggagaccCCATGGCTGACTTCATCAAGAAAAGGAAGGccaaagagaacaaagaaaagaaag AAAAACCCAGGTACAATGGACCAGCACCTCCCCTCAACAGGTTTAATATATGGCCTGGGCATCGCTGGGATGGCGTGGACAG GTCCAACGGATTCgagcagcagcactttgccAGGATAGCCAACAGGAAGGCAGTTCAGGAGATGGCCTACAAGTGGAGCGTTGAGGACATGTAG
- the ZPR1 gene encoding zinc finger protein ZPR1 isoform X1 — protein sequence MSGLRAVAAAGGGGSLFRPLSAEDGEQRPAEIESLCMNCFRNGVTRLLLTRIPFFKEIIVSSFACDSCSWSNTEIQSAGRIQEQGVCYTLAVTSRQDMNREVVKTDCATARIPELDFEIPAFTQKGVLTTIEGIISRAVAGLEQDQPIRRATDEEVARKIDEFISKLKQLKEVHSSFTFIIDDPSGNSFVENPHAPRKDEALVVTHYRRSPQQAAMLGLEGEEPAEKAADPAEDLRNEVLQFNTNCPECNAPASTNMKLVQIPHFKEVIIMATNCDSCGHRTNEVKSGGAIEPQGTRITLRITDPSDMTRDILKSETCSVEIPELEFELGMGALGGKFTTLEGLLKDIRELVERNPFTLGDSSAPAKTEKLQEFIGKLQEVIEGKSNVHFIMDDPAGNSYLQNVYAPEEDPELQVERYERTFDQNEELGLNDMKTEGYEAPGR from the exons ATGTCGGGGCTGCGGGCGGTGGCGGCCGCGGGCGGGGGGGGTTCGTTGTTCCGGCCCCTCAGCGCCGAGGACGGCGAGCAGCGGCCGGCGGAGATCGAGTCCTTGTGCATGAACTGCTTCCGCAAC ggggtgACGCGGCTCCTGCTCACCAGGATCCCCTTCTTCAAAGAGATCATTGTCAGCTCCTTCGCCTGCGACAGCTGCTCCTGGTCCAACACTGAGATCCAGTCAGCAGGCAGGATCCAGGAGCAGGGTGTGTGCTACACCCTGGCTGTCACCTCCCGGCAG GACATgaacagggaggtggtgaagaCTGACTGTGCCACGGCTCGAATCCCCGAGCTGGACTTTGAGATCCCTGCCTTCACCCAGAAGGGAG TTCTGACCACCATTGAAGGGATAATCAGCAGAGCTGTCGCTGGCctggagcaggaccagcccatCCGCAGG GCAACAGATGAAGAGGTGGCAAGGAAAATAGACGAGTTCATCAGCAAActgaagcagctgaaagaagtaCATTCCTCCTTCACCTTT ATCATAGATGATCCTTCAGGGAACAGCTTCGTGGAGAACCCCCACGCGCCGCGCAAGGACGAGGCCCTGGTGGTCACTCACTACAGGAGGAGCCCCCAGCAGGCTGccatgctggggctggag GGAGAGGAGCCGGCTGAGAAGGCAGCGGATCCTGCCGAGGATCTGAGGAACGAG GTGCTGCAGTTCAACACCAACTGCCCCGAGTGCAATGCTCCAGCCAGCACCAACATGAAGCTGGTCC aaatcCCACACTTCAAGGAAGTGATTATCATGGCCACGAACTGTGACTCCTGTGGGCACAGGACGAATGAG GTGAAGTCTGGAGGAGCAATCGAGCCACAAGGCACCAGGATAACCCTTCGGATCACAGACCCTTCTGACATGACGAGGGACATCCTAAAG TCAGAGACCTGCAGCGTGGAGATCCCAGAGCTGGAGTTCGAGCTGGGGATGGGAGCACTGGGGGGAAAGTTCACCACGCTGGAAGGGCTGCTGAAGGACATCAGAGAGCTG GTGGAGAGAAACCCCTTCACCCTCGGGGACAGCTCTGCACCTGCCAAaacagagaagctgcaggagttcattgggaagctgcaggag gTCATAGAGGGAAAGAGCAACGTTCACTTCATCATGGATGACCCTGCAGGCAACAGCTACCTTCAG AATGTCTACGCCCCAGAGGAGGACCCGGAGCTGCAGGTGGAACGTTACGAGCGCACGTTTGACCAGAAcgaggagctggggctgaacGACATGAAGACAGAGGGGTACGAGGCTCCGGGCCGGTAG
- the BUD13 gene encoding BUD13 homolog isoform X1, whose product MAAAAPSKAEYLRRYLSGPPAAQPAQPRRRRRKKPPGGAGRNGIRIVDDDVSWNSIAAAQEKEEEEDEGDMPVVAEFIDERPDEVKLMEEFRTNAKWKLLGDQNEDSQSSDVSVPATSTLRRQRHDSPDSSPPRRRRHDSPDLSPPRREGNVSPNLLPPRRQRHDSPDLSPPRRKRSGSLDLSPPRRQRHDSPDVSPKRASSAAGKKGWRSTEQCQPGGAPGEQSQLRHGGSDRSSSRQKRLPTPDLSPPRKKRQDSHPDLSPPSRKRAGSPGVKRQSRTKGASPATRKLRPVSSPQRCLRRDSRSPSPRRGSRVAWDAAQGPGHGHSDSPKPAPLKGNRSRSPDSDLSPPRRALPAGKEQHSSRSPPDLSPPRHRDAKGSPKKASVMFSGVKAGLVSADVLRREQQELRRQERNNKHLEEESRHSETVFRDKSGRKRDLAQERLEQRQKEEAKSERDEQYAKWGKGLAQGRQQQQNVEDAIKEMQKPLARYIDDQDLDRMLREQEREGDPMADFIKKRKAKENKEKKEKPRYNGPAPPLNRFNIWPGHRWDGVDRSNGFEQQHFARIANRKAVQEMAYKWSVEDM is encoded by the exons ATGGCGGCCGCCGCGCCGTCCAAGGCCGAGTACCTGCGGCGCTACCTGAGCGGGCCGCCCGCCGCCCAgcccgcccagccccgccgccgccgcaggAAGAAGCCGCCGGGAGGCGCCGGTAGAAACGG gatACGGATCGTGGATGACGATGTCAGCTGGAACAGCATCGCCGCTGcccaggagaaggaggaggaggaggacgaaGGTGACATGCCCGTG GTGGCAGAATTCATCGATGAGCGGCCGGACGAGGTGAAGCTGATGGAGGAATTCAGGACAAATGCTAAATGGAAGCTGTTAGGAG acCAGAATGAAGACTCCCAAAGTTCAGATGTTTCAGTACCTGCCACGTCTACCCTGAG GCGGCAGCGCCACGACTCCCCGGACAGCTCCCCGCCCCGGAGGCGGCGCCACGACTCCCCGGATCTGTCCCCtcccaggagggagggaaacgTTTCCCCCaacctcctgcctcccaggagGCAGCGCCACGACTCCCCGGACCTCTCCCCGCCGAGAAGGAAGCGCAGCGGCTCCCTGGATCTCTCTCCTCCCAGGCGGCAGCGCCACGACTCTCCTGATGTCTCTCCAAAAAGAGCCAGTTCAGCAGCGGGGAAAAAGGGCTGGAGAAGCACAGAGCAGTGTCAGCCCGGGGGTGCCCCGGGGGAGCAGTCCCAGCTCCGACACGGCGGCTCCGACAGGTCCTCGTCGCGCCAGAAGCGCCTGCCCACTCCTGACCTGTCTCCTCCGCGGAAGAAGAGGCAGGATTCCCACCCGGATCTGTCGCCACCTTCGAGGAAGAGGGCAGGGTCACCTGGAGTGAAAAGGCAGAGCAGAACAAAAG GTGCTTCTCCAGCCACGAGGAAGCTGAGACCAGTGTCCTCCCCTCAGAGGTGCCTGAGGCGCGACTCCCGCTCTCCGTCCCCACGGAGGGGTTCCCGGGTGGCCTGGGATGCAGCCCAAGGGCCAGGCCATGGACACAGTGATTCCCCAAAGCCTGCTCCTCTCAAAGGGAATCGCAGCAGGTCTCCAGACTCCGACCTGTCCCCTCCACGGCGGGCTCTGCCAGCTGgcaaggagcagcacagctccaggagCCCCCCTGACCTCTCTCCTCCTCGGCACCGGGATGCTAAGGGATCTCCCAAGAAG GCAAGTGTGATGTTCTCGGGGGTTAAAGCTGGCCTGGTGTCAGCTGATGTGCTGCGGAGGGAACAGCAGGAGCTcaggaggcaggagagaaatAACAAGCACTTGGAAG AGGAATCCCGACACTCCGAGACCGTCTTCCGAGACAAGTCGGGCCGCAAGCGGGACCTGGCGCAGGAGCggctggagcagaggcagaaagaagaggCCAAGTCTGAGAGGGATGAGCAATATGCCAAGTGGGGAAAGGG GCTGGcgcaggggaggcagcagcagcagaatgtgGAAGATGCAATTAAAGAGATGCAGAAGCCCCTGGCTCGTTACATTGATGACCAGGACCTGGATCGAATGCTGAGAGaacaagagagagaaggagaccCCATGGCTGACTTCATCAAGAAAAGGAAGGccaaagagaacaaagaaaagaaag AAAAACCCAGGTACAATGGACCAGCACCTCCCCTCAACAGGTTTAATATATGGCCTGGGCATCGCTGGGATGGCGTGGACAG GTCCAACGGATTCgagcagcagcactttgccAGGATAGCCAACAGGAAGGCAGTTCAGGAGATGGCCTACAAGTGGAGCGTTGAGGACATGTAG
- the ZPR1 gene encoding zinc finger protein ZPR1 isoform X2: MNREVVKTDCATARIPELDFEIPAFTQKGVLTTIEGIISRAVAGLEQDQPIRRATDEEVARKIDEFISKLKQLKEVHSSFTFIIDDPSGNSFVENPHAPRKDEALVVTHYRRSPQQAAMLGLEGEEPAEKAADPAEDLRNEVLQFNTNCPECNAPASTNMKLVQIPHFKEVIIMATNCDSCGHRTNEVKSGGAIEPQGTRITLRITDPSDMTRDILKSETCSVEIPELEFELGMGALGGKFTTLEGLLKDIRELVERNPFTLGDSSAPAKTEKLQEFIGKLQEVIEGKSNVHFIMDDPAGNSYLQNVYAPEEDPELQVERYERTFDQNEELGLNDMKTEGYEAPGR, translated from the exons ATgaacagggaggtggtgaagaCTGACTGTGCCACGGCTCGAATCCCCGAGCTGGACTTTGAGATCCCTGCCTTCACCCAGAAGGGAG TTCTGACCACCATTGAAGGGATAATCAGCAGAGCTGTCGCTGGCctggagcaggaccagcccatCCGCAGG GCAACAGATGAAGAGGTGGCAAGGAAAATAGACGAGTTCATCAGCAAActgaagcagctgaaagaagtaCATTCCTCCTTCACCTTT ATCATAGATGATCCTTCAGGGAACAGCTTCGTGGAGAACCCCCACGCGCCGCGCAAGGACGAGGCCCTGGTGGTCACTCACTACAGGAGGAGCCCCCAGCAGGCTGccatgctggggctggag GGAGAGGAGCCGGCTGAGAAGGCAGCGGATCCTGCCGAGGATCTGAGGAACGAG GTGCTGCAGTTCAACACCAACTGCCCCGAGTGCAATGCTCCAGCCAGCACCAACATGAAGCTGGTCC aaatcCCACACTTCAAGGAAGTGATTATCATGGCCACGAACTGTGACTCCTGTGGGCACAGGACGAATGAG GTGAAGTCTGGAGGAGCAATCGAGCCACAAGGCACCAGGATAACCCTTCGGATCACAGACCCTTCTGACATGACGAGGGACATCCTAAAG TCAGAGACCTGCAGCGTGGAGATCCCAGAGCTGGAGTTCGAGCTGGGGATGGGAGCACTGGGGGGAAAGTTCACCACGCTGGAAGGGCTGCTGAAGGACATCAGAGAGCTG GTGGAGAGAAACCCCTTCACCCTCGGGGACAGCTCTGCACCTGCCAAaacagagaagctgcaggagttcattgggaagctgcaggag gTCATAGAGGGAAAGAGCAACGTTCACTTCATCATGGATGACCCTGCAGGCAACAGCTACCTTCAG AATGTCTACGCCCCAGAGGAGGACCCGGAGCTGCAGGTGGAACGTTACGAGCGCACGTTTGACCAGAAcgaggagctggggctgaacGACATGAAGACAGAGGGGTACGAGGCTCCGGGCCGGTAG